One Bradyrhizobium sp. CCGB12 genomic window carries:
- a CDS encoding carbohydrate ABC transporter permease: MREQAFAPSRVLIYLVVSLFAAAYLAPLLVVVLNSLRTNEEIAQGSMIGWPQHLAWSNYAKAWSGFCVAETCAGIRPYMLNSALVTIPATIFSTILGAIAGYAVSLWRFRGDNWIYGIVTLGLFLPQQMRLLPWTIVLRDTGLINTLTGLVLIHTIQGLSFTTLFCRNYYVAIPQELIRAARIDGAGFFRIFWRIILPLSAPILIVTVIWQFTHIWNEFLYGVTFTTGQQQPVTAALIALSAAIADIPQHGVQSAAVIIAALPTLLIYLLGGRYFVRGLTAGAVK, translated from the coding sequence ATGCGTGAACAAGCCTTCGCGCCAAGCCGAGTTCTGATCTATCTCGTCGTTTCATTGTTCGCGGCCGCCTATCTCGCGCCACTTCTTGTTGTCGTGCTGAACTCGCTCCGCACCAACGAGGAGATTGCGCAGGGCTCGATGATCGGCTGGCCGCAACATTTGGCCTGGAGCAACTACGCCAAGGCCTGGAGCGGCTTCTGCGTGGCCGAGACCTGCGCCGGCATCCGGCCGTATATGCTGAACTCCGCGCTCGTCACGATTCCTGCAACGATCTTCTCGACCATACTCGGTGCGATTGCCGGCTACGCCGTATCGCTCTGGCGCTTTCGGGGCGATAACTGGATCTACGGCATCGTGACACTCGGCCTCTTCCTGCCCCAGCAGATGCGCCTTCTTCCCTGGACCATCGTGCTGCGAGACACCGGTCTCATCAACACGCTGACCGGCCTCGTGCTGATTCACACGATCCAGGGCCTCTCCTTCACCACATTGTTCTGCCGGAACTACTATGTCGCCATTCCGCAAGAACTGATCAGGGCCGCTCGCATCGATGGCGCCGGGTTCTTTCGCATCTTCTGGCGCATCATTCTGCCTCTCTCGGCTCCCATCCTGATCGTCACGGTGATCTGGCAGTTCACGCATATCTGGAACGAGTTCCTCTATGGCGTGACGTTCACGACCGGCCAGCAGCAGCCCGTCACGGCCGCTCTGATCGCGCTGTCTGCCGCAATCGCGGATATTCCACAGCATGGCGTGCAGAGCGCAGCCGTGATCATCGCAGCCCTGCCCACTTTGCTGATTTATCTGCTCGGCGGCAGGTACTTCGTGCGCGGCCTCACCGCCGGCGCAGTGAAATGA